In a genomic window of Halomonas denitrificans:
- the putA gene encoding bifunctional proline dehydrogenase/L-glutamate gamma-semialdehyde dehydrogenase PutA, which produces MSADFPFVDPGDLPDHPLRRAMDEAWAVPESEHVPSLLAEIRLGTDARAAISNRAVDLVRRVRKRADDQGAMEAFMREYDLSSEEGVVLMCLAEALLRIPDSDTAEALIADKLSEANWETHLGKSESLFVNASTWGLMLTGRMVRVGQSARRDFSSVLARLANKSGEPVVRLAIRQAMRIMGHQYVMGRTISEAMDRAGKKGNRRFRYSFDMLGEAALTAEDAERYRQAYADAIDAIGAAIRKAGDERDVFDVPSISVKLSALHPRYEPAKRQRVLDELAPVLLDLARRARDAGIALTVDAEEAERLMLSLDVFAAVLADESLAGWDGLGLALQAYQKRAWAAIDWLAELAERTGHRIPIRLVKGAYWDTEIKFAQVEGHDGYPVFSRKPNTDVSYLACARKLLDLPGAFYPQFATHNAHTICAVSEMAGSRTDFEYQRLHGMGRELYEEVLDNDGFQGHCRVYAPVGNHKDLLPYLVRRLLENGANTSFVNRIVDERLPPEEVVSDPIEAVERFDVLSHPKIPLPVDLFGEDRCNSRGINFARQGDLERLAEQMKATGSGEWRAAPMGVSGLPSEAARVVRSPADREDRVGEVAFAVPEAAGPAIEVALSKQRDWDATPAADRAATLDRLADLLEDHRDELMALCVREAGKSLKDGIAEVREAADFCRYYAMEARREFAGPTVLPGPTGEHNELSLHGRGVFVCISPWNFPLAIFTGQVVAALVAGNAVIAKPAEQTPLVAARAVELMYQAGIPEGVLQMLPGDGRLGAALTRDPRIAGVAFTGSTETARAINRALAERDGPLATLIAETGGQNAMIVDSSALAEQVVRDVIQSAFLSAGQRCSALRVLYVQDDVADHMLTMLAGAMKELRVGWPGHLKSDIGPVIDASQLQMLQSHADRMESGAKLLAKVPLEGRRPEGFWFAPRAYEISGIESLDGEVFGPMLHVVRYRARDIDKVIDAINATGYGLTLGVHSRIDRVQQSLCRRVHVGNAYVNRNMTGAVVGVQPFGGEGLSGTGPKAGGPHYLARFAVERVRTINTAAVGGNASLMVLSD; this is translated from the coding sequence ATGAGCGCAGACTTTCCTTTCGTTGATCCGGGCGATCTGCCCGACCATCCCCTCCGCCGGGCCATGGACGAGGCCTGGGCCGTCCCGGAATCGGAGCACGTGCCGTCGCTGCTGGCCGAGATTCGCCTGGGCACCGACGCCCGCGCGGCAATCTCGAACCGTGCCGTGGACCTGGTTCGCCGGGTCCGCAAGCGCGCCGACGACCAGGGCGCGATGGAAGCGTTCATGCGCGAGTACGACCTGTCGTCGGAGGAGGGCGTGGTGCTGATGTGCCTGGCCGAGGCGCTGCTTCGCATCCCGGATTCCGATACGGCCGAAGCGCTGATCGCCGACAAGCTGTCGGAAGCCAATTGGGAAACCCATCTCGGCAAGAGCGAATCGCTGTTCGTCAACGCCTCGACCTGGGGCCTGATGCTGACCGGCAGGATGGTTCGCGTGGGGCAGTCCGCGCGGCGCGATTTCAGCTCGGTCCTGGCGCGGCTGGCCAACAAGTCCGGCGAACCGGTGGTGCGCCTGGCGATTCGCCAGGCCATGCGCATCATGGGCCACCAGTACGTGATGGGCAGGACGATCTCCGAGGCCATGGATCGCGCGGGGAAGAAGGGCAACCGCCGCTTCCGCTATTCCTTCGACATGCTCGGCGAGGCGGCGCTGACCGCCGAGGACGCCGAGCGCTACCGCCAGGCCTACGCCGATGCGATCGACGCGATCGGCGCGGCGATCCGAAAGGCCGGCGACGAGCGCGACGTGTTCGACGTGCCGAGCATCTCGGTCAAGCTCTCGGCGCTGCACCCGCGCTACGAGCCGGCCAAGCGCCAGCGGGTCCTCGACGAGCTCGCACCCGTACTCCTCGATCTCGCCCGCCGGGCGCGCGATGCGGGCATCGCGCTGACCGTCGATGCCGAGGAGGCCGAGCGGCTGATGCTGTCGCTGGACGTGTTCGCCGCGGTCCTGGCCGACGAATCGCTGGCCGGCTGGGACGGCCTGGGCCTGGCGCTGCAGGCCTACCAGAAGCGCGCCTGGGCCGCGATCGACTGGCTCGCCGAGCTGGCCGAGCGGACCGGTCACCGGATTCCGATCCGGCTGGTCAAGGGCGCCTACTGGGACACGGAGATCAAGTTCGCCCAGGTCGAAGGGCACGACGGCTACCCGGTGTTCAGCCGCAAGCCGAACACGGACGTGTCCTACCTGGCCTGCGCGCGCAAGCTGCTCGATCTGCCCGGTGCCTTCTACCCGCAGTTCGCGACGCACAACGCGCACACGATCTGCGCGGTCAGCGAAATGGCCGGGTCGCGCACGGACTTCGAGTACCAGCGCCTGCACGGGATGGGCCGGGAGCTCTACGAAGAGGTGCTGGACAACGACGGGTTCCAGGGCCACTGCCGCGTCTACGCGCCGGTCGGAAACCACAAGGACCTGCTCCCGTACCTGGTCCGGCGCCTGCTCGAGAACGGCGCGAACACCTCCTTCGTCAATCGCATCGTCGACGAGCGGCTGCCGCCGGAAGAGGTGGTGTCCGACCCGATCGAGGCGGTCGAGCGCTTCGACGTGCTGTCGCACCCGAAGATCCCGCTTCCGGTCGATCTGTTCGGCGAGGACCGGTGCAATTCCCGCGGCATCAATTTCGCCCGACAGGGCGATCTGGAACGCCTGGCCGAGCAGATGAAGGCCACCGGCAGCGGCGAATGGCGGGCCGCGCCGATGGGCGTTTCCGGCCTGCCGTCGGAAGCCGCCCGCGTCGTGCGCTCGCCGGCCGATCGCGAGGATCGGGTCGGCGAGGTGGCGTTCGCGGTACCCGAAGCCGCCGGCCCGGCCATCGAAGTGGCGCTTTCGAAGCAGCGCGATTGGGATGCGACGCCGGCCGCCGACCGGGCCGCCACGCTGGATCGCCTGGCCGACCTGCTCGAGGACCATCGCGACGAGCTGATGGCCCTGTGCGTGCGCGAAGCCGGCAAGTCCTTGAAGGACGGCATCGCCGAAGTCCGCGAGGCCGCCGATTTCTGCCGCTACTACGCGATGGAAGCACGCCGCGAGTTCGCCGGGCCGACGGTCCTGCCGGGGCCCACCGGCGAGCACAACGAGCTGTCCCTGCACGGTCGCGGCGTGTTCGTCTGTATCAGCCCGTGGAACTTCCCGCTGGCGATCTTCACCGGCCAGGTGGTCGCCGCGCTGGTCGCCGGCAACGCGGTCATTGCCAAGCCCGCCGAGCAAACCCCGCTGGTCGCTGCGCGCGCCGTCGAACTGATGTACCAGGCAGGCATTCCCGAGGGCGTGCTGCAGATGCTGCCCGGCGACGGGCGGCTGGGTGCGGCGCTGACCCGCGATCCGCGGATCGCCGGGGTGGCCTTCACGGGGTCGACCGAGACGGCGCGGGCGATCAACCGGGCCCTGGCCGAGCGCGACGGCCCGCTGGCGACCCTGATTGCCGAGACCGGCGGCCAGAACGCGATGATCGTCGATTCCTCGGCCCTGGCCGAACAGGTCGTCCGCGACGTCATCCAGTCGGCGTTCCTGTCGGCCGGCCAGCGCTGCTCCGCGCTGCGCGTGCTGTATGTGCAGGACGACGTCGCCGACCATATGCTGACGATGCTGGCCGGCGCGATGAAGGAGCTGCGCGTCGGCTGGCCCGGCCACCTCAAGAGCGATATCGGCCCGGTGATCGACGCCTCGCAGCTGCAGATGCTGCAGTCGCACGCCGACCGGATGGAATCGGGCGCCAAGCTGCTCGCCAAGGTGCCGTTGGAAGGGCGCCGGCCCGAGGGGTTCTGGTTCGCGCCGCGCGCCTACGAGATCAGCGGCATCGAGAGCCTGGACGGCGAGGTGTTCGGGCCGATGCTGCACGTGGTGCGCTACCGGGCGCGCGACATCGACAAGGTCATCGACGCGATCAACGCAACGGGCTACGGCCTGACCCTGGGCGTGCACAGCCGCATCGACCGGGTCCAGCAGTCCCTGTGCCGGCGGGTCCATGTCGGCAACGCCTACGTCAATCGAAACATGACCGGCGCCGTGGTCGGCGTCCAGCCGTTCGGCGGCGAGGGCCTCTCGGGCACCGGACCGAAGGCCGGCGGCCCGCACTACCTCGCGCGCTTTGCCGTCGAGCGCGTGCGCACGATCAACACCGCGGCCGTCGGAGGAAACGCTTCGCTGATGGTGCTGTCGGACTGA